The following are encoded together in the Bacillota bacterium genome:
- a CDS encoding heme ABC transporter ATP-binding protein yields the protein MSNEAMMGDEVIRAQDIWAGYGTNTVLKGVGLCLQRGEFVGLLGPNGSGKSTLLRVLSGVLKPTRGEVWLDGQPLSRLRAKEVARRLAFVPQREEVAFGFSAWEVVLLGRAPYIGWWGKERAEDVQAAQRAMERTDCAALSERAFSSLSGGERQRVVLARGLAQETSLLLLDEPLTHLDVAHQVGTLSLLRQLNREEGLTVLAALHDINLASEFCDRLLVLRQGQLVAEGTPSEVITPSLLARVFGLEAWVRVNPVTGRPHVLPRPRQHVEAGAGNGRRVHVVCGGGTGAAWMGALVRAGWHVSVGVVHLLDSDEELAQELGAEVISEAPFTPISEESLQLLRDAMAKAEAIVVAPVAFGHGNLANLQAVVEAQGAGRRVLLADCDWQERDFTGGQALRLIEQLQANGAQRVGSPEEAVARLGDEAPMA from the coding sequence TTGTCAAACGAGGCCATGATGGGCGACGAGGTGATTCGGGCGCAAGACATCTGGGCAGGCTACGGCACGAACACTGTGCTGAAGGGCGTGGGGCTGTGCCTGCAGCGCGGGGAGTTTGTGGGGCTGCTGGGACCGAACGGCAGCGGCAAGTCCACGCTGTTGCGCGTGCTGAGTGGAGTGCTGAAGCCCACGCGAGGGGAGGTATGGCTGGATGGGCAGCCGTTGTCGCGCCTGCGGGCGAAGGAGGTGGCGCGTCGGCTGGCGTTTGTACCCCAGCGGGAGGAGGTGGCATTCGGTTTCAGCGCGTGGGAGGTGGTGCTGCTGGGGCGCGCGCCCTACATCGGCTGGTGGGGCAAGGAGCGTGCGGAGGACGTGCAGGCAGCGCAACGGGCAATGGAGCGGACGGACTGTGCCGCCCTATCAGAACGGGCGTTCAGCTCATTGAGCGGTGGCGAACGGCAGCGCGTGGTGCTGGCGCGGGGTCTGGCGCAGGAGACCTCCCTGCTGTTGTTAGACGAGCCGCTGACGCATCTGGATGTGGCGCATCAGGTGGGTACGCTGTCGTTGCTGCGCCAGTTAAACCGTGAGGAAGGCTTGACGGTGCTTGCCGCGCTGCACGACATCAACCTGGCGTCGGAGTTTTGCGACCGATTGCTGGTGTTGCGTCAAGGGCAACTGGTGGCAGAGGGCACACCGTCGGAGGTCATCACGCCGTCCTTGCTGGCGCGGGTGTTTGGACTGGAGGCGTGGGTCCGCGTGAATCCAGTAACGGGGCGTCCGCATGTGCTGCCCCGCCCGCGCCAGCATGTGGAGGCAGGAGCAGGCAACGGCAGGCGGGTGCACGTGGTGTGCGGCGGCGGCACGGGGGCGGCGTGGATGGGCGCGCTGGTGCGGGCAGGGTGGCATGTGTCGGTGGGGGTGGTGCATCTGCTGGACAGCGATGAGGAACTGGCACAGGAGCTGGGCGCAGAGGTCATCAGCGAGGCGCCGTTTACCCCGATTTCGGAAGAGAGCCTGCAGTTGCTGCGCGACGCGATGGCGAAGGCGGAGGCGATTGTGGTGGCGCCGGTGGCGTTTGGGCATGGCAATCTGGCGAACCTGCAGGCAGTGGTGGAGGCGCAGGGGGCGGGCAGGCGAGTGCTGCTGGCGGACTGCGACTGGCAGGAGCGCGATTTCACGGGCGGACAGGCGTTGCGGCTGATTGAGCAGCTGCAGGCAAACGGCGCGCAGCGGGTAGGTTCTCCAGAGGAGGCGGTGGCAAGGCTGGGGGACGAAGCACCAATGGCGTGA